One region of Geovibrio ferrireducens genomic DNA includes:
- a CDS encoding 4Fe-4S binding protein, producing the protein MKRLHMSKYRMLFLAGGVIVITAAFFIGAGTGTYCTLCPLGFMQVTAASGSVPFGMLSGVLAAIAAVLVLGRFFCGWFCPTTLVRKLFGSNANKHSSPEKSVRHAEKLPLLIAAAAVGLSFVAGFPIFCLVCPIGIFFGLIFAVLKMLFVFEPGWNLIIFPAILAAEVLIFRRWCSSVCPVSAVFSLVSKIPFVRFRPVLHGSQCISANGGVCSGCVKACHEGINVKGHDETMETVCTSCMECIDSCPTKSLVYARDKSCKNSFHIYSAPVLRGRTVQTDRNQEDL; encoded by the coding sequence TTGAAAAGGCTTCATATGTCAAAATACAGAATGCTGTTCCTTGCTGGCGGAGTAATTGTTATTACTGCGGCTTTTTTCATCGGTGCAGGAACGGGAACATACTGTACCCTCTGCCCTTTGGGGTTTATGCAGGTGACGGCGGCATCAGGCTCTGTTCCGTTTGGAATGCTGTCCGGTGTACTTGCTGCGATTGCGGCAGTGCTGGTTCTGGGACGTTTCTTCTGCGGCTGGTTCTGCCCGACAACTCTTGTCAGAAAGCTATTCGGCAGTAATGCAAATAAGCATTCAAGCCCCGAAAAATCAGTCAGGCATGCTGAAAAACTCCCTCTGCTTATTGCCGCTGCCGCTGTAGGCTTATCATTTGTTGCGGGGTTTCCGATCTTTTGTCTGGTTTGCCCAATAGGCATCTTTTTCGGATTAATATTTGCGGTTCTGAAAATGCTGTTTGTGTTTGAGCCTGGCTGGAACCTGATCATTTTCCCTGCGATTCTGGCGGCGGAAGTACTGATATTCAGAAGATGGTGCTCTTCGGTGTGCCCTGTATCCGCTGTATTCTCCCTTGTTTCCAAAATTCCCTTTGTCAGATTCAGACCTGTGCTGCACGGTTCACAATGTATTTCAGCCAACGGCGGTGTTTGCTCTGGCTGCGTGAAAGCCTGCCATGAAGGGATAAATGTCAAAGGGCATGATGAAACAATGGAAACGGTGTGTACAAGCTGCATGGAGTGCATTGACAGCTGCCCTACCAAATCTCTCGTCTACGCACGGGATAAAAGCTGCAAAAACAGTTTTCATATATATTCTGCTCCTGTTTTAAGGGGCAGAACAGTTCAGACAGACAGAAATCAGGAGGATTTATGA
- a CDS encoding MFS transporter yields MLSNRYFILFIVFSAGVAAPLNQFKVPPMMMQLVEHFDMSLAVSGWLMSLFALVGMLFALPSGHIIGRIGMKASGIIALTALLGGSVLGGMSTSLLMLISSRIIEGIGLCLISVTGPAAISAWFPPEKRGAAMGVWATWVPIGTITMFIAAPALGVWHNAWIFTSVYTFAVLVAFILFFHMPESLKAGQKTNRRTCGSQYSNKSIWLLAFVFMIYNIVIVSVKTYAPIFLEQEHGLSLLKASMLTALIMLFSLVSAPLCGWLSDVLKSRKLILTSGLIIVCFVMLFLFGAGTAFFTFLIIMLGITGGIVPTITFSSVPEIMTEPHLTGKGMSVIALGQNAGMFCGPVAFSFLAGCYSWQTAGYIMVPLVLCALTASFMIKVR; encoded by the coding sequence ATGCTCAGCAATCGTTATTTTATTTTATTCATCGTATTTTCTGCCGGCGTTGCGGCTCCCCTTAACCAGTTTAAGGTTCCGCCCATGATGATGCAGCTTGTGGAGCATTTTGATATGAGCCTTGCGGTTTCCGGCTGGCTTATGTCTTTATTTGCCCTTGTGGGAATGCTGTTTGCACTCCCTTCCGGTCATATTATAGGCCGGATAGGGATGAAAGCTTCCGGAATTATCGCCCTGACAGCACTTCTGGGCGGCTCTGTTCTGGGCGGGATGTCAACCTCGCTGCTTATGCTGATTTCAAGCCGTATAATTGAGGGCATAGGTCTCTGTCTCATTTCTGTTACAGGGCCTGCTGCTATTTCAGCATGGTTTCCGCCGGAAAAAAGAGGCGCGGCTATGGGTGTGTGGGCGACATGGGTTCCTATAGGAACGATTACAATGTTCATTGCCGCCCCTGCACTTGGTGTATGGCACAACGCATGGATATTCACCTCTGTTTACACATTTGCGGTTCTTGTAGCTTTTATATTGTTTTTTCATATGCCCGAAAGCCTGAAAGCCGGGCAGAAGACAAACCGCCGCACCTGCGGCAGCCAGTATTCAAATAAAAGCATTTGGCTTCTCGCCTTTGTTTTCATGATTTACAATATTGTTATAGTATCCGTCAAAACCTACGCCCCTATCTTTCTTGAGCAGGAGCACGGGCTTTCTTTATTAAAAGCCTCAATGCTTACGGCGCTCATCATGCTGTTTTCTCTTGTCTCGGCGCCTCTGTGCGGATGGCTTTCCGATGTGCTCAAATCAAGAAAGCTTATCCTGACCTCAGGGCTTATCATTGTCTGTTTCGTGATGCTTTTTCTTTTCGGAGCAGGAACTGCGTTCTTCACTTTTCTGATTATCATGCTCGGAATTACAGGGGGGATCGTTCCGACTATTACCTTCTCATCGGTTCCTGAAATAATGACAGAACCGCACCTTACAGGTAAAGGGATGTCAGTTATAGCGCTCGGACAAAATGCGGGAATGTTCTGCGGTCCGGTTGCATTCAGTTTTTTAGCCGGCTGCTATTCATGGCAGACAGCAGGATACATAATGGTTCCCCTTGTCCTCTGTGCCCTGACGGCATCATTTATGATAAAAGTGAGATAG
- a CDS encoding molybdopterin-containing oxidoreductase family protein — MQHLKLNRRDFLKATAVAGTMATAGSLLGGSLVPGAEAATTDDTKIVRTNCRSCTADCGVLAHVKNGRVVKLDGDPDFSRSEGALCVKGLSGIQALYHPNRLKYPLKRVGLRGENKWKRISWEQAIDEIAHKLMEIRAKYGAESVFASTGGGGNPNFNGACRFCDTFDTPNWFEPGAAQCYMPRTLIYGMAYGDNKTYQGSDTSLGDSNGVELYFYNEKNANSLVMWGTAPAYSGPSQAGRVLAENRARGLKTVVIDPRFTADASKADIWLPIRPGTDVALGLAWVRYIIANKLYDKDFVLRWSNLPFLVNTKTKMMLRGKELFKDADDKTFVVWDTKTNSAKPLPFPYDESLSPALEGTFTINGAEYKTGFQLLKERAEPWTLQAAGKECWLDPKTIEKAILMFAKDAPSSIALGVATDQTPNSTQAAHVTAVLHILMGYFEKPGVLLQRYEDKGVGGLLRTTKLKSFLSEAQLKKRLGSNEHKGMLHWWIAQPTAILDAMTTGKPYKLKAWLERSGNKLGTVANAAAWVEGMKNLELIVHMFLYPTSFSAYSDYLLPATEWLESDFITASLNKCFSRKAVTHLYETANETWIWAQIAKRCGELGHENCKRSFDKAQTAPESPYYNTYEEQLDHWTSFFGMTWEEYKSKTPFEFTPMEKFRRYYVYKEIDPKTGKVKGFNTGTGKVEGYMESLIILGRTGQPFTTYPLPPVAKDYDPLPYYLKPSESPDNEVGKKYPLVMTNGRLPFWHHTTLRNIPYLREIKPYAELWVHPSDAKKYGVSQDDWVHVESMRGKIYAKALVTEGVAKGVVYMERFWNPENLDTPTHGWKEMNVNVLTKHTAPFNDLCGTYTLRGFQVKISKAKEAPKGVWTEPKQFEPWMPQVSDKTKTVEI; from the coding sequence ATGCAGCATTTAAAACTGAATCGTAGGGACTTTTTAAAGGCCACAGCGGTTGCCGGCACTATGGCAACTGCCGGTTCGCTGCTCGGCGGCAGCCTTGTACCAGGGGCGGAAGCGGCAACAACTGACGACACCAAGATAGTCAGAACAAACTGCCGAAGCTGTACAGCAGACTGCGGTGTGCTTGCCCATGTCAAAAACGGGCGTGTTGTCAAACTTGACGGCGACCCTGATTTTTCCAGAAGCGAAGGCGCTCTGTGCGTCAAAGGGCTTTCCGGAATTCAGGCACTCTATCACCCCAACAGACTTAAATATCCGCTCAAAAGAGTCGGTCTGAGGGGAGAGAACAAGTGGAAACGTATTTCATGGGAGCAGGCTATAGACGAAATAGCCCACAAACTCATGGAAATACGCGCAAAATACGGCGCTGAATCAGTATTCGCATCAACCGGAGGCGGCGGGAACCCCAACTTCAACGGCGCATGCAGATTCTGTGACACATTTGATACGCCGAACTGGTTTGAACCCGGAGCTGCCCAGTGTTATATGCCCAGAACACTTATCTACGGCATGGCATACGGCGACAATAAAACCTATCAGGGCTCAGATACCAGCCTTGGCGACTCAAACGGTGTGGAACTCTACTTCTATAATGAGAAAAACGCCAACAGCCTTGTTATGTGGGGCACTGCGCCCGCATACAGCGGACCCTCACAGGCGGGACGCGTTCTTGCTGAAAACAGAGCAAGAGGTCTGAAAACAGTTGTAATTGATCCCCGTTTTACTGCGGATGCCTCAAAAGCGGATATATGGCTGCCTATCAGACCCGGAACGGATGTTGCTCTCGGACTGGCATGGGTGCGCTACATAATCGCAAACAAGCTCTATGACAAAGACTTTGTACTGAGGTGGTCTAACCTGCCCTTCCTCGTGAATACAAAAACAAAAATGATGCTCAGAGGCAAGGAACTTTTCAAAGATGCCGATGACAAGACATTTGTGGTGTGGGACACCAAAACAAACTCAGCTAAGCCCCTCCCCTTCCCTTATGACGAAAGCCTCAGCCCTGCGCTTGAAGGAACATTTACGATAAACGGAGCGGAGTACAAAACCGGATTTCAGCTTCTTAAAGAAAGGGCAGAACCCTGGACGCTTCAGGCTGCCGGAAAAGAATGCTGGCTTGACCCCAAAACAATAGAGAAAGCCATACTGATGTTTGCCAAAGACGCTCCTTCCAGCATAGCTCTGGGCGTGGCAACAGACCAGACCCCCAACTCAACTCAGGCAGCCCACGTAACCGCTGTTCTGCATATTCTCATGGGTTATTTTGAAAAACCGGGCGTTCTGCTTCAGCGTTATGAAGACAAGGGCGTCGGAGGACTCCTCAGAACCACAAAACTTAAAAGCTTCCTCTCAGAAGCACAGCTTAAAAAACGTCTGGGCTCCAATGAGCACAAAGGCATGCTCCACTGGTGGATAGCTCAGCCCACTGCGATACTTGATGCCATGACCACAGGCAAGCCTTATAAACTTAAAGCATGGCTTGAGCGCTCAGGCAATAAGCTCGGCACTGTGGCTAATGCGGCAGCTTGGGTTGAGGGAATGAAGAACCTTGAACTGATAGTTCATATGTTCCTTTATCCCACATCTTTTTCCGCTTATTCCGACTATCTGCTGCCGGCTACTGAGTGGCTCGAATCAGACTTCATAACAGCTTCACTCAACAAATGCTTCTCACGCAAGGCTGTTACGCATCTTTATGAAACAGCTAATGAAACATGGATCTGGGCTCAGATAGCAAAACGCTGCGGCGAACTGGGGCATGAAAACTGCAAGCGCTCCTTTGACAAGGCGCAGACAGCTCCCGAATCCCCCTATTACAACACATATGAGGAACAGCTTGACCACTGGACAAGCTTCTTCGGCATGACATGGGAGGAGTACAAAAGCAAGACTCCGTTTGAGTTCACCCCCATGGAAAAATTCAGACGCTACTATGTTTATAAGGAAATCGATCCTAAAACAGGCAAAGTGAAAGGGTTCAACACCGGAACGGGCAAGGTTGAGGGCTATATGGAAAGCCTTATCATTCTGGGACGTACAGGCCAGCCCTTCACAACCTATCCTCTGCCTCCCGTGGCAAAGGATTATGATCCGCTGCCTTACTACCTCAAACCTTCAGAAAGCCCCGACAACGAGGTCGGCAAAAAATATCCTCTGGTTATGACAAACGGACGTCTGCCGTTCTGGCATCACACAACCCTGAGAAATATTCCCTACCTCAGAGAGATTAAGCCCTATGCGGAACTGTGGGTACACCCATCTGACGCTAAGAAATACGGCGTATCTCAGGATGACTGGGTTCATGTTGAATCAATGAGAGGGAAAATATACGCGAAAGCTCTTGTGACGGAAGGAGTGGCAAAGGGAGTGGTGTATATGGAGCGTTTCTGGAACCCTGAAAACCTTGATACCCCCACCCACGGCTGGAAAGAGATGAACGTGAATGTTCTTACCAAGCATACGGCTCCGTTCAATGATTTGTGCGGCACGTACACTCTCAGGGGATTTCAGGTCAAAATCTCAAAAGCTAAAGAAGCTCCTAAGGGAGTCTGGACAGAGCCGAAGCAGTTTGAACCCTGGATGCCTCAGGTGTCTGACAAAACTAAAACAGTGGAGATTTAA
- a CDS encoding sensor histidine kinase has product MNFISESLRLRIVLVFVAFSILLGGALAAGILISTKYAEKYILKKRLNLETDRYIESVVNSPFSPVIFSPEILLPESPYMTSYLDENLLPDWAAKDLTEIPEGNYEKHNDKQNYYVAVRDLGNGQRLYILFNVTTLLTDHIAINVSRTYFTVILVPIFIVGLLLGVMTSYKAVSPVVRLTKIIKRRDSTGKLPKNLAAYFRNDEVGFLAKALEHSINEMQSALDREKAFARDASHELRSPVTVVQGAIRILAEEPECGSEKTQNVISRIKRASLNMEHLINSFLWLSRQERHESGSSCRAASVIRESVENNSYLLRNKPVEVKVCEYADVVLPVASEFFYIVVSNIIRNAITYTKKGEIVVSIYETYISARDTGPGIPQHVRDSLNDAEGVAMADGFGFGLSIAHRMCTQLGWKLELKSGGGKGSDVIIHFGSSASICGLPKMPLEG; this is encoded by the coding sequence ATGAATTTTATTAGCGAGTCTCTTCGTTTAAGAATAGTACTGGTGTTTGTGGCGTTCAGCATCCTTCTCGGCGGTGCACTTGCTGCCGGTATCCTTATTTCCACTAAGTATGCTGAAAAATACATTCTGAAAAAGAGGCTTAACCTTGAAACGGACAGGTATATTGAGTCGGTTGTTAATTCTCCTTTCTCTCCGGTGATTTTCAGTCCTGAGATTCTTTTGCCCGAATCTCCCTACATGACTTCATATCTGGACGAAAACCTTCTTCCTGATTGGGCGGCAAAAGACCTTACTGAGATCCCTGAAGGAAACTATGAAAAGCATAACGATAAACAGAACTATTATGTTGCAGTTAGGGATCTCGGAAACGGTCAGAGGCTTTATATTCTGTTTAACGTTACCACACTCCTGACTGATCATATTGCAATCAATGTTTCCAGAACTTATTTCACCGTCATACTTGTGCCTATATTCATTGTTGGACTTCTTTTGGGAGTAATGACTTCATACAAGGCTGTGTCTCCTGTGGTGCGGCTCACGAAAATCATAAAACGCAGAGATTCTACCGGAAAACTTCCGAAAAACCTCGCCGCATATTTTAGGAATGATGAGGTGGGGTTTCTTGCAAAAGCATTGGAACATTCCATAAACGAAATGCAGTCCGCATTGGACAGAGAAAAGGCTTTTGCGCGTGACGCCAGCCATGAGCTGCGTTCGCCTGTAACTGTTGTTCAGGGAGCTATCAGGATACTGGCTGAAGAGCCGGAATGCGGCAGCGAAAAAACGCAGAATGTTATTTCTCGCATAAAAAGAGCCTCGCTCAATATGGAACATCTGATCAACTCCTTTTTGTGGCTTTCCCGGCAGGAGCGGCACGAAAGCGGCAGTTCATGCAGGGCTGCATCGGTGATAAGGGAAAGCGTGGAAAACAACAGCTACCTGCTCAGGAACAAGCCGGTTGAAGTGAAGGTCTGCGAATATGCAGATGTTGTTCTGCCTGTGGCTTCTGAATTTTTCTATATTGTTGTGAGTAATATAATACGAAATGCCATTACTTATACAAAAAAAGGAGAGATAGTTGTTTCAATATACGAAACCTACATATCAGCACGGGATACTGGTCCGGGTATACCACAGCATGTAAGAGACAGCTTAAATGACGCAGAGGGAGTTGCCATGGCTGATGGATTTGGCTTCGGTCTCTCCATCGCGCACAGAATGTGCACTCAGTTGGGCTGGAAGCTTGAGCTTAAGTCAGGCGGGGGAAAAGGTTCTGATGTTATTATTCATTTCGGCAGCAGTGCGTCCATCTGCGGATTGCCGAAGATGCCTTTGGAGGGTTGA
- a CDS encoding 4Fe-4S dicluster domain-containing protein: MKKTALVIDLDRCIGCYSCEVACKNENKIDLGVQYNKVFTIGPTGNFPNLEMYYLPAVCQSCEKAPCVDVCPTGASYVDKDGVILVDSKKCIACMSCISACPYGARKFNEKQQYVEKCTMCSHLLNAGDQPACVKVCCAKARFFGDVNDPESKVSKIIKEAGSAARSLPDEGNRPATRYILHDKTAKWQNKKSWTFFENI; encoded by the coding sequence ATGAAAAAGACAGCATTGGTAATAGACCTTGACCGCTGCATCGGATGCTATTCATGCGAGGTAGCCTGCAAAAACGAAAACAAAATAGACCTTGGGGTTCAGTATAATAAAGTTTTCACCATAGGCCCCACAGGTAATTTCCCTAATCTGGAGATGTATTATCTCCCTGCCGTATGTCAGTCATGCGAAAAGGCTCCCTGCGTTGACGTATGCCCCACAGGTGCATCTTATGTTGACAAGGACGGGGTAATACTCGTTGACAGCAAAAAATGTATCGCCTGCATGTCCTGCATATCCGCATGCCCTTACGGCGCGCGTAAATTCAACGAAAAACAGCAGTACGTGGAAAAATGCACAATGTGCTCTCACCTTCTGAATGCCGGGGATCAGCCCGCATGCGTGAAGGTATGCTGCGCAAAAGCAAGGTTCTTCGGGGATGTCAATGATCCGGAAAGCAAAGTCTCCAAGATTATCAAGGAAGCAGGTTCCGCTGCCCGCAGTCTTCCGGACGAAGGCAACCGCCCTGCCACACGCTATATCCTGCACGACAAAACAGCAAAATGGCAGAACAAAAAATCATGGACATTCTTTGAGAATATCTGA
- a CDS encoding sigma-54-dependent Fis family transcriptional regulator, producing MKKKSQMWQPKPIVLTSCDPEVWRKVAEAKQVLVETGQLPDDAAFIPEEIVEMWRRSIRYGIRWDKPIRVPKLSKSDFERIKEKKSLFIEVATGLIEEFQEILEGTDFTMSITDENGILLSKTNNSDKIWNDFLLEIGDVWSEEYVGCTAHTLALAYSRPIQIMGPANFYKFLESNLSSAAPIFNEYGDTIGSIRLVQRNADITRMMTHTLGWVTSVASAISSQLKLFRRDKRLKLMNSTLKATFAHIEDGYISIDDSGRIININKEAARLLNLPGDTKINFFSILSDSAPLINTLNTGRAVLDQHLMLKTDSGAHFVADIEPFHGDSLRYAQGAVIRIRRKTEAQKTDESVRVSSITFDRIIGNSQVMETLKDTAKMVSRKPINILLLGESGTGKEVFAQAIHNYYYKSGPFVAINCASIPANLIESELFGYESGAFTGAEKAGRKGKIEYANGGTLFLDEIGDMPTALQPVLLRVLEEKRVTRIGGNKSIPVDFRIISATNKPLCGNFTEEKFRQDLYFRLAVVKLELPPLRERGKDILLLADNFIKNTCNNFNMPVCTLAKETEKILMEFPWPGNVRQLQNAMIYAVTVAAGRIIMPKDLPQDITGGVTYSLSNKLDVLKDMEKDVILKTVRETGSATEAAKILGISRATLYRKIKS from the coding sequence ATGAAAAAGAAGAGCCAGATGTGGCAGCCTAAGCCCATTGTCCTTACCAGTTGCGATCCTGAGGTCTGGAGAAAAGTAGCCGAAGCAAAGCAGGTACTTGTTGAAACCGGACAGCTACCCGATGACGCAGCTTTTATCCCAGAGGAAATAGTAGAGATGTGGAGACGCTCCATCCGCTACGGAATCAGGTGGGATAAGCCGATCAGGGTTCCTAAGCTGAGCAAAAGCGATTTCGAGCGTATTAAGGAGAAGAAGAGCCTTTTCATTGAGGTTGCGACAGGGTTAATAGAAGAGTTTCAGGAGATACTGGAAGGCACAGACTTTACTATGTCAATCACCGACGAAAACGGAATCCTTCTCAGCAAAACAAATAACTCGGATAAGATATGGAACGACTTCCTGCTTGAGATAGGCGATGTCTGGAGTGAGGAGTATGTTGGCTGCACTGCCCATACCCTTGCTCTGGCTTACAGCCGCCCTATTCAGATAATGGGTCCCGCAAACTTTTATAAGTTTCTCGAAAGCAACCTCAGCTCAGCGGCTCCCATCTTTAATGAATACGGAGACACAATAGGAAGTATAAGGCTTGTTCAGAGAAACGCTGATATTACAAGGATGATGACACACACTCTGGGCTGGGTTACCTCTGTTGCTTCGGCAATCAGCAGCCAGCTTAAGCTGTTCAGAAGGGACAAACGCCTTAAACTGATGAACTCAACCCTTAAGGCAACCTTTGCCCACATTGAGGACGGATATATCTCAATAGATGATTCAGGAAGGATCATAAATATAAACAAGGAAGCGGCAAGGCTGCTGAATCTTCCCGGTGACACCAAAATCAATTTCTTTTCCATATTGTCTGATTCCGCCCCCTTGATCAACACCCTCAATACCGGCAGGGCTGTTCTTGACCAGCATCTCATGCTGAAAACGGATTCGGGTGCGCACTTCGTTGCTGACATTGAACCTTTTCACGGGGACAGCCTGAGATATGCTCAGGGAGCGGTTATACGGATAAGGAGAAAAACAGAAGCACAGAAAACGGACGAATCGGTAAGGGTTTCAAGCATCACTTTTGACAGAATAATAGGAAACAGTCAGGTTATGGAAACCCTTAAAGATACTGCTAAAATGGTTTCTCGCAAGCCGATTAACATACTCCTTCTGGGCGAAAGCGGAACCGGAAAGGAGGTCTTTGCTCAGGCGATACACAACTATTACTACAAATCCGGCCCGTTTGTAGCCATCAACTGCGCATCAATTCCTGCAAACCTTATAGAGAGCGAGCTGTTTGGCTATGAAAGCGGGGCATTTACCGGAGCGGAAAAAGCAGGGAGAAAGGGAAAGATTGAATACGCGAACGGGGGTACGCTTTTTCTTGATGAAATAGGGGATATGCCCACAGCTCTCCAGCCTGTTCTTCTCCGGGTTCTGGAGGAGAAAAGAGTCACAAGAATCGGCGGGAATAAGAGCATCCCGGTTGATTTCAGAATTATTTCCGCAACCAATAAACCTTTGTGCGGCAATTTTACGGAAGAAAAGTTCCGTCAGGATCTGTATTTCAGGCTTGCGGTAGTAAAGCTTGAGCTTCCGCCTCTCAGGGAGCGGGGGAAGGACATACTCCTTCTGGCTGATAATTTTATCAAAAACACCTGTAATAACTTCAATATGCCAGTCTGTACACTGGCCAAGGAAACCGAAAAAATCCTTATGGAGTTTCCCTGGCCGGGCAACGTCAGGCAGCTTCAGAACGCAATGATATACGCGGTAACTGTCGCCGCCGGAAGAATCATTATGCCCAAAGACCTGCCGCAGGACATAACAGGCGGAGTTACCTACTCTCTTTCAAATAAGCTGGACGTCCTTAAAGATATGGAGAAGGATGTGATCCTGAAAACTGTCAGGGAGACCGGAAGTGCCACAGAGGCCGCAAAAATTCTGGGCATAAGCAGAGCGACATTGTACAGAAAAATAAAAAGCTGA
- a CDS encoding 4Fe-4S dicluster domain-containing protein, giving the protein MNISRRTLVKLAAAVLAVPEQAFCAADDKKSFLRPPGAVLEAAFQAKCNRCQRCVQVCPTHVVVPASLSYGIVNMNTPVVTFKVSYCNSCMKCTEVCPTGALKPVSKEMMDIGVAVISETDCVAWDWTGCTVCVDECPLKAIYLDESKRPVVIPEKCNGCGICELKCPSTALRKTIRNKGIIVKPRPEGMPARVHDEKAGSGS; this is encoded by the coding sequence ATGAATATTTCCAGAAGAACACTTGTGAAGCTTGCCGCTGCCGTTTTAGCAGTGCCGGAACAGGCCTTCTGCGCCGCTGATGATAAAAAGAGCTTTCTGAGGCCGCCGGGTGCAGTCTTGGAAGCTGCATTTCAGGCGAAATGCAACAGATGTCAGAGGTGCGTTCAGGTTTGCCCGACCCATGTTGTTGTGCCCGCTTCCCTCTCCTACGGGATAGTAAATATGAACACTCCGGTGGTTACTTTTAAGGTGTCATACTGCAACTCCTGCATGAAATGCACCGAAGTTTGCCCGACCGGGGCGTTGAAGCCTGTCAGCAAGGAAATGATGGATATAGGAGTTGCTGTCATATCCGAAACCGACTGTGTGGCATGGGACTGGACAGGCTGCACGGTGTGCGTGGATGAATGTCCCCTCAAAGCCATATATCTTGATGAAAGCAAGCGTCCGGTGGTTATACCTGAGAAGTGCAACGGGTGCGGGATATGCGAACTGAAATGCCCTTCAACCGCACTGCGTAAAACCATCAGAAACAAGGGAATCATAGTAAAACCCCGACCGGAGGGTATGCCTGCGAGGGTTCATGATGAAAAAGCGGGGAGCGGAAGTTGA
- a CDS encoding TorD/DmsD family molecular chaperone: protein MEAIAEYTEINACRERMYLFLMNFFKSEVDENLFLQMKNASYPEEGNSGITEGYRMIKNYLNLPQTDPLTELAVDYAKVFLGAGIVDSKKVAYPYESVYTSQERLIMQDARDEMFRILRENKLVLEHGYNIPEDHIFIQLEFMAYICGEIIKAFEKGDAETACRLMNGQKRFIEEHLLNWVPEFCSDIKKFALTDFYKGLAVITEEYIKMDLAVVEDMLSGCTA from the coding sequence ATGGAAGCAATCGCAGAATATACAGAAATTAATGCCTGCCGCGAGAGAATGTACCTCTTCCTCATGAATTTTTTCAAATCGGAGGTCGATGAAAACCTGTTTTTACAGATGAAAAACGCATCATATCCGGAGGAAGGGAACTCAGGGATTACCGAGGGGTACAGAATGATAAAAAATTATCTGAATCTCCCGCAGACAGACCCTCTGACAGAACTGGCGGTGGATTATGCGAAAGTGTTTCTGGGTGCGGGGATTGTGGACTCAAAGAAGGTCGCTTACCCCTATGAGTCTGTTTATACCAGTCAGGAAAGGCTGATAATGCAGGATGCAAGAGACGAAATGTTCAGAATCCTGCGGGAAAACAAGCTGGTGCTTGAGCACGGCTACAATATACCGGAAGACCACATTTTCATTCAGCTTGAATTCATGGCATACATCTGCGGTGAAATAATAAAAGCCTTTGAAAAAGGGGATGCGGAAACTGCCTGTCGGCTTATGAACGGACAGAAACGGTTTATTGAGGAGCACCTTTTAAACTGGGTTCCGGAATTTTGTTCAGACATAAAAAAGTTTGCTCTCACTGACTTTTACAAAGGTCTGGCGGTAATAACAGAAGAATATATAAAAATGGACCTTGCCGTTGTTGAAGACATGCTGTCCGGATGTACCGCTTAA